Proteins from one Nicotiana tabacum cultivar K326 chromosome 23, ASM71507v2, whole genome shotgun sequence genomic window:
- the LOC142177492 gene encoding lignin-forming anionic peroxidase-like produces the protein MISISNNAFAAIAAMFSLLFIFSSMQCHAQLSSTFYDGTCPNALNTIRTSVRQAVSRERRMAASLIRLHFHDCFVQGCDASILLDETPTIVSEKTALPNLGSARGYGIIEDAKRELEKTCPGIVSCADILAVAARDASTLVGGPTWAVKLGRRDSTTASHTLAETDLPGPFDPLNRLISSFASKGLSTRDMVALSGAHSIGQAQCFLFRDRIYGNGTDIDAGFASTRRRQCPKEDQNGNLAPLDLVTPNQLDNNYFKNLRQRKGLLQSDQVLLSGGSTDSIVSEYSNSPRAFASDFAAAMIRMGDISPITGQNGIIRTVCGSLN, from the exons ATGATTAGTATTTCAAACAACGCTTTTGCAGCCATTGCTGCtatgttttctcttctctttATATTCTCAAGCATGCAATGCCATGCACAACTTTCTTCCACATTCTATGATGGCACTTGCCCTAATGCTCTCAACACCATTCGTACAAGCGTTAGACAAGCAGTGTCACGTGAACGTCGTATGGCTGCATCTCTCATTCGCCTTCATTTCCATGATTGCTTTGTTCAG GGTTGTGATGCTTCTATCTTACTTGATGAGACCCCTACAATTGTTAGTGAGAAAACTGCATTGCCAAATCTTGGATCAGCTAGAGGCTATGGTATTATAGAAGATGCCAAAAGAGAGCTTGAAAAAACATGTCCAGGAATTGTATCATGTGCAGATATACTTGCCGTTGCCGCTAGAGATGCATCAACTCTA GTTGGAGGTCCAACATGGGCAGTGAAACTCGGAAGAAGAGATTCAACAACTGCTAGTCATACACTTGCTGAAACTGATCTCCCTGGTCCATTTGATCCTCTTAATAGGCTTATTTCTAGCTTTGCAAGCAAAGGCCTTAGCACAAGGGATATGGTTGCTTTATCAG GAGCACATTCAATTGGCCAAGCACAATGTTTCCTTTTCCGCGATAGGATTTATGGCAATGGAACAGACATTGATGCTGGATTTGCTAGCACAAGAAGACGTCAATGTCCTAAAGAAGACCAAAATGGAAACCTAGCTCCACTTGATTTGGTTACACCTAATCAATTGGATAACAATTATTTCAAGAACTTGAGGCAAAGAAAAGGTCTTCTTCAATCAGATCAAGTCCTTCTTAGTGGTGGATCTACCGATAGTATTGTTTCTGAATATAGTAACAGTCCTCGCGCATTTGCCTCTGATTTTGCTGCTGCTATGATTAGAATGGGAGATATTAGTCCCATAACTGGTCAAAATGGGATCATAAGAACTGTCTGCGGCTCCCTAAATTGA